One window from the genome of Pyrus communis chromosome 16, drPyrComm1.1, whole genome shotgun sequence encodes:
- the LOC137719429 gene encoding low-temperature-induced 65 kDa protein-like, with protein sequence MESQMVRPHDHEDNRHTQHLGTHQGEEEDYQEKSVLKKVKEKAKKIKNKLTQHGNGHGHEHEHDQDDLGEEDDEEDEDPEVHGATTIRSGAPGQGDILKVPMVKFGDTKAAIQDRDPKVPHLERTEPMKEYVPTGGHLGQTRVHLHHRGLDDRTPISSHGDHQKTNVNVTDPSHAFATEKEGHFGQSRVNLDRPRGLEEDPHAPKANPQGYTPSNYETKVTDPTHAGGEEIGISPILHSFGKINIHGGDAKPSSNQGSSYTEKVSSATSAIVEEAISAKNAVASKLGYGGGNNDQHEDVNPHAYSPANDSTNTGLHHYVGTNQNPSTESHDQFSPEHPSNQGGSYTEKVSSATSAIADKAISTKNAVASKLGYGGDTDQQQHGDQAAVRSGSAAPGQQDEGITAAVTEKLTPVYEKVAGAGSAVMSKLPGGAGTAGKEEVHRGTGTTTTGGEYNKAGQDKGISMKGYLFEKLKPGEEDRALSEVISETLHMHKAGHPGSGARPVGKVTESMEVTQRLGPDYGDDDVQQSSYGKFVADTLKGAVGSLLGKADQSATSPQSLGSSSGTEGFSSSGSGVAERRGRGGAERRILQGSSN encoded by the exons ATGGAGTCACAAATGGTCCGTCCTCACGATCACGAGGACAACCGCCACACCCAGCACCTTGGCACGCACCAAG GCGAAGAGGAGGACTACCAGGAGAAGTCGGTTCTGAAGAAGGTAAAGGAGAAGGCGAAGAAGATAAAGAACAAGCTCACACAGCATGGTAATGGCCATGGCCACGAACACGAACACGACCAAGATGATCTCGGcgaggaagatgatgaagaagacgaagacCCTGAAGTGCACGGTGCAACAA CCATAAGGAGTGGTGCACCAGGGCAAGGAGATATTTTGAAGGTGCCAATGGTGAAATTCGGGGACACGAAAGCAGCGATTCAGGATCGCGATCCCAAAGTGCCGCATTTGGAGAGGACCGAACCGATGAAGGAATATGTGCCCACCGGGGGTCATTTGGGTCAAACCAGGGTCCATTTGCACCACCGGGGCTTGGACGATCGCACCCCTATTTCTTCTCATGGAGATCACCAGAAGACCAATGTCAATGTCACCGACCCAAGTCATGCTTTTGCTACAGAGAAAGAAGGGCACTTCGGTCAGTCCAGGGTAAATTTGGACCGACCGAGAGGATTGGAAGAGGATCCACATGCGCCAAAGGCCAATCCTCAAGGTTATACTCCTTCAAACTATGAGACTAAAGTCACTGATCCAACTCATGCAG GTGGTGAAGAAATTGGAATTTCGCCGATTCTCCACTCGTTTGGTAAGATTAACATTCATGGTGGAGATGCCAAGCCATCATCGAACCAGGGCAGTAGTTACACGGAGAAAGTTTCATCTGCCACTTCCGCTATCGTTGAAGAGGCGATATCTGCAAAAAATGCAGTTGCTTCCAAGCTTGGGTATGGAGGAGGGAACAATGATCAACACGAAGATGTTAATCCGCATGCTTATTCTCCAGCAAATGATTCGACTAATACAG GATTACACCATTATGTTGGAACAAATCAAAACCCGAGCACTGAAAGCCATGATCAATTTTCTCCTGAGCACCCATCAAACCAGGGCGGTAGCTACACAGAGAAAGTTTCATCCGCCACGTCTGCCATTGCTGACAAGGCAATATCTACCAAAAACGCCGTCGCTTCAAAGCTAGGATACGGTGGGGACACTGATCAACAGCAACATGGAGATCAGGCAGCCGTTAGGTCAGGGTCAGCTGCACCTGGGCAACAGGATGAGGGTATTACAGCCGCAGTTACGGAGAAGCTGACACCTGTCTACGAGAAGGTTGCCGGGGCAGGGAGTGCAGTTATGTCGAAACTCCCCGGCGGTGCTGGGACAGCTGGCAAAGAAGAAGTCCACCGGGGTACTGGTACCACTACTACAGGGGGTGAGTATAACAAAGCCGGGCAGGACAAAGGAATTTCTATGAAGGGCTATTTGTTTGAGAAGTTGAAGCCTGGTGAGGAGGACAGGGCGCTGTCCGAGGTGATATCGGAAACCCTACACATGCATAAGGCAGGGCACCCTGGGAGCGGTGCCCGGCCTGTTGGGAAAGTAACCGAGAGCATGGAGGTGACTCAGCGGTTGGGGCCGGATTATGGGGATGATGACGTCCAGCAGTCTAGCTATGGGAAATTTGTGGCGGATACCCTTAAAGGGGCTGTTGGTTCATTGCTTGGGAAAGCTGATCAAAGCGCCACTTCTCCTCAGTCCCTTGGTTCTTCAAGTG GTACAGAGGGTTTCTCTAGTTCTGGCAGTGGAGTGGCGGAGCGGCGAGGTCGTGGTGGTGCGGAGCGGCGGATACTTCAGGGGTCCAGCAACTGA